One window of the Clostridium sp. MB40-C1 genome contains the following:
- a CDS encoding 50S ribosomal protein L25 has product MEILKGEAREKNTNHYPRSRRKQGKVPGVLYGALVKNSLFEIGELELNREVNAVGEHGTLNLELNDAQHKALIKEVQRDPVTHRIVHIDLEEVSDDQIVQTEVPIIFKGEGLINKDGGVVQKERSSIKVQGRHKEIPKSIKINLAEVGIGGVLRASDLEIAREISIVDSIDTVIAAISHYSVGAESEEEEQDTAQAVAKEIHMEE; this is encoded by the coding sequence ATGGAAATTTTAAAAGGTGAAGCAAGAGAAAAAAATACAAACCATTATCCAAGAAGTAGAAGAAAACAAGGTAAGGTTCCAGGAGTACTTTATGGGGCTTTAGTAAAAAACTCTTTGTTTGAAATAGGAGAATTAGAACTTAATAGAGAAGTCAATGCAGTAGGTGAACATGGTACTCTTAATTTAGAGTTAAATGATGCACAACATAAAGCACTAATAAAAGAAGTGCAAAGAGATCCTGTAACTCATAGAATAGTACATATTGATTTAGAAGAAGTTTCTGATGATCAAATAGTTCAAACAGAAGTACCTATAATATTCAAAGGAGAAGGATTAATTAATAAAGATGGAGGAGTTGTCCAAAAAGAAAGAAGTAGTATAAAAGTTCAAGGACGACATAAAGAGATTCCTAAGAGTATAAAAATTAACTTGGCAGAAGTTGGTATAGGTGGTGTTTTGAGAGCTTCGGATCTTGAAATAGCTCGTGAGATATCTATTGTAGATAGTATAGATACTGTTATTGCTGCTATAAGCCATTATAGTGTTGGAGCTGAATCTGAAGAAGAAGAGCAAGATACTGCTCAAGCAGTAGCTAAAGAAATTCATATGGAAGAATAA
- a CDS encoding phospho-sugar mutase, whose translation MRYTEKYEKWLNSEIIDENTKEELRNIDDEKELEDRFYKDLEFGTGGLRGKIGAGANRMNIYTVKKTTQGFAQYLLDKYKNEEISVAIAYDSRNMSQEFAREAALTLCANEIKVNLFESLRPTPMLSYAVRHLNCKGGVVITASHNPKEYNGYKVYGEDGGQVTDEHAEKITSFIKKVDDFSKIKTMDIEKAKSLGYLKIIGEEVDEAYIDNVKSLVIRRDLVSQCAKELNIIYTPIHGSGNIPVRRVLTELGYENLHVVKEQEKPDGNFPTAEYPNPEEPKVFKLALCMAEEIKPDIIFGTDPDCDRIGAVVKDENGEYKVISGNMMGTLLTHYILLSLKEKDKLPQNGVVIKTIVTTEMASKIAEKFNVEILDVLTGFKYIGEKIKEFEETQDKQYLFGFEESYGYLSGTFVRDKDAVIASMLICEMALYYKKKGMNLYNAIMELYKEYGYYKEELVSIKLEGKEGKEKIDKILEHLRHSMKVEINEVKIIKKQDYNISKEKDLINLTEKEIKLPKSNVLKFILEDGSYFVVRPSGTEPKMKIYMGVVGNNVEDSEEKMRKFKDYILNVVNIACGE comes from the coding sequence ATGAGATATACAGAAAAATACGAAAAATGGTTAAACTCAGAAATTATCGATGAAAATACAAAGGAAGAATTAAGAAATATAGATGATGAAAAAGAGTTAGAAGATAGATTTTATAAAGATTTAGAGTTTGGCACTGGTGGGCTTAGAGGCAAAATAGGTGCTGGAGCAAATAGAATGAATATATACACAGTTAAAAAAACAACCCAAGGATTTGCACAATATTTATTAGACAAATATAAAAACGAAGAAATTTCAGTGGCTATAGCTTATGATTCTAGGAACATGTCTCAGGAGTTCGCAAGGGAAGCTGCTTTAACCTTGTGTGCAAATGAAATAAAAGTAAATCTTTTTGAGTCTTTAAGACCTACTCCTATGCTTTCATATGCTGTAAGACATCTAAATTGTAAAGGTGGAGTAGTTATTACTGCATCTCACAATCCAAAAGAATATAATGGATATAAGGTTTATGGAGAAGATGGTGGACAAGTTACAGATGAACATGCGGAAAAAATCACTTCTTTTATTAAAAAAGTAGATGATTTTTCTAAAATTAAAACTATGGATATAGAAAAAGCTAAAAGTTTAGGTTATTTAAAAATAATTGGGGAAGAGGTAGATGAAGCGTATATAGATAATGTTAAAAGTTTAGTCATAAGAAGAGATTTAGTATCTCAATGTGCAAAAGAGTTAAATATAATATATACTCCTATTCATGGAAGTGGTAATATCCCTGTAAGAAGAGTTTTAACAGAACTTGGGTATGAAAATCTTCATGTAGTTAAAGAACAAGAAAAACCAGATGGCAATTTCCCTACTGCGGAATATCCAAATCCAGAAGAACCTAAAGTATTTAAATTAGCATTATGTATGGCAGAAGAGATAAAACCTGATATTATCTTTGGGACAGATCCTGATTGTGATAGAATAGGTGCTGTTGTAAAAGATGAAAATGGAGAATATAAAGTTATAAGTGGAAATATGATGGGAACACTTTTAACTCATTATATTTTATTATCTCTTAAAGAAAAAGATAAACTTCCACAGAATGGTGTTGTCATTAAAACAATAGTTACTACAGAAATGGCATCCAAAATTGCAGAAAAATTTAATGTGGAAATTTTAGATGTTTTAACCGGATTTAAATATATAGGAGAGAAGATAAAAGAATTTGAAGAAACTCAAGATAAACAATACTTATTTGGGTTTGAAGAGAGTTATGGGTATTTATCAGGAACTTTTGTAAGAGATAAAGATGCTGTTATAGCTTCTATGCTTATATGTGAAATGGCTTTATATTATAAGAAAAAAGGAATGAATCTTTATAATGCTATAATGGAACTTTATAAAGAGTATGGATATTATAAAGAAGAGCTTGTTTCTATCAAACTTGAAGGAAAAGAAGGAAAGGAAAAGATAGACAAAATTCTCGAGCACTTAAGGCACTCTATGAAGGTAGAAATTAACGAAGTAAAAATAATAAAAAAGCAGGATTACAATATAAGTAAAGAAAAAGATTTAATAAATCTTACTGAAAAAGAAATAAAATTACCTAAATCAAATGTATTAAAGTTTATTTTAGAAGATGGATCTTATTTTGTTGTAAGACCTTCAGGGACTGAGCCTAAGATGAAAATATACATGGGCGTTGTAGGAAACAACGTAGAAGATTCAGAAGAAAAAATGAGAAAATTTAAAGACTACATTCTTAATGTAGTAAATATAGCGTGTGGTGAATGA